CGCCCGGGGCACCGACAGCACCGGGACGTTCGCCTTTCTGAGGACGCTGTCGGTGACGCTCCCGACGCGTTCGCGCTCGACGATCCGTTTGCCCGTCGATCCCACCACCACCAGATCCGCGCCCGTCTCGTCGACCTGTCTGCAGATCTCCTCGGCCGGCGCGCCGACGCGGATCGCCGTCTCCGTGGCGATCCCCGCGTCCGCGATGGCCTCCTCGAGTTCCGCTATCGCTCGCTCGCCCTCCGCGCGCAGTTGCTCGTTGATCTCCCCCATCGCCAGCCCAGGCGCGGCCTGGGCGACGCTCTCGTCGACGACGTACAGCAGGTGGATCGTCGCGTCGTGGCGTCGGGCGGCGTCGATCGCGTGATCGACCGCACCTGCGGCGACCTCGCTTCCGTCCGTCGGCAGGAGTACCGTCTCGTACATACAGGATACGATTCCACTCGACCGGCCTTAATCCAAGAGCACTGTTATCGAATTTTGGGAACGTGTTCGGCCATCGTCAGCGGAGGCCAGTCGGCGTCGACTCACTCCCCGTCGTCGGCGTACCGCCGTTCGAGTTCTCTGTAGCCGTCGGCGTCGACCACGGCCTCGAACTCGTCGAAAGTGACGCCGTCGACCGACTCGGTCGTCCCCTCGTCGGCCAGCGTCTCGTAGGCGTCCGCCATCGCTTTCGTGGCGGCGAACAGCGCGGAGAGGGGGTAGACCGCCACGTCGAACCCGATCTCGTCCAGTTCCGCCGCGGAGAGTACGGGGGTCTTCCCGCCCTCGACCATGTTCGCGAAGGTCGGCGCCTCCACCTCGCTCGCGATCCGTTCGAGTTCGCCGCGGGACTCGGGGGCTTCCACGAAGACCACGTCCGCGCCGGCGTCGGCGAACGACCGCCCGCGCTCGATCGCTTCGTCCAGCCCGTCGGTCGCCCGGGCGTCGGTCCGGCCGATGATCACGAGGTCGCTATCGCGCTCCTCGCGTACGTCCGCGGCGGCGCGGATCCGCCGGACGCCTTCTTGCTCCGATACCACACGCTTCTCGTCCATGTGGCCACAGCGCTTGGGCCACGCCTGATCTTCGAGGATGACGCCCGCCACGCCGGCGTCGAGACACTCGCCGACGGTGCGTCGGACGTTCAGCGCGGACCCGTAGCCGGTGTCGGCGTCGGCGACGAGGGGGACGTCGACGCTGCCGGCGATTCGGTCGATCCGGTCGACGTTCTCGGCCATCGACATGAGGCCGAGGTCGGGGAGGCCGAGCGTCGAGGCGGCGATGCCGAACCCGGAGGTGAACAGGGCCTCGAAGCCGGCCCGTTCGGCGAGCCTGGCAGAGAGCGCGTCGTGGACGCCCGGGAGCGCCACGAGACCGTCACCGTCGAGCAGTGCGCGAAAGCGCGTCGCGGGCGGCTGTGCGGTCATGCCGACGACGAGGGCGCCCACCCGACTAAGCCCTGGCGGTTTGCCACCGCCGTACCGAGGTCGGAAAACATTTTTCACACCGCTTCGTGTTCAGACCCAAGATGGACGGATTCCGACGAGGGCGTGATCTGCGATGACGATCGAGGACCGGGTCGAAGAGCTGCGTGAGCGCAAGCGCCAGGCGGAGCTAGGGGGCGGCGAGGACCGCATCGAGGCCCAGCACGACCGCGGGAAGATGACCGCTCGCGAGCGGATCGACTACTTCCTCGACGACGGGACGTTCAACGAGGTGGACACCCTCCGCGAGCACCGCGCGACCAACTTCGACATGGCCGAGCGGGAGATGCCCGGCGACGGCGTGGTCACCGGCTACGGCGAGGTCGACGGGCGGAAGGTGTTCGTCTTCGCCCACGACTTCACCGTCATGGGCGGCTCGCTGGGCGAAGCGTTCGCCCAGAAGGTCTGTAAGGTCATGGACAAGGCCATCGAGACGGGCTGTCCGATCATCGGTCTCAACGATTCGGCCGGCGCGCGCATCCAGGAGGGGATCGACTCGCTGGCCGGCTACGCCGACATCTTCCACCGCAACCAGCTCGCCTCGGGGGTCGTCCCGCAGATCTCGGCGATCATGGGCCCCTGTGCCGGCGGCGCGGTCTACTCCCCGGCCATCACGGACTTCATCATGATGGTTCAGGACACCAGCCACATGTTCATCACCGGCCCGGACGTGATCGAGACGGTCACCGGCGAGGAGGTCGGGTTCGAGGAACTCGGCGGGGCCCAGACCCACGCCAGCGAGTCCGGCGTCTCTCACTTCACGGCCCAGGCCGAGGAGGCGGCACTCGACGACATCGCCTATCTGCTCTCCTTCCTCCCGCAGAACAACGTCGAGGACCCGCCGCGGGTCGAGCCGTGGGACGACCCCGAGCGCGAACCCGACGACCTGATGGACGTCGTCCCGGACCAGCCACAGAAGCCCTACGACATGCGCGACGTGGTCGACCGGATCGTCGACGAGGGCTCCTTCTTCGAGGTGGCCGAGGCGTTCGCGCGCAACCTAACCATCGGCTTCGCCCGGCTGGACGGGCACTCTGTCGGCGTCGTCGGCAACAACCCGCACGTCAACGCGGGGACGCTCGACATCGACTCCTCGGTCAAGGGCGCGCGGTTCGTCCGCTTCTGCGACGCGTTCAACATCCCCATCCTGACGTTCGTCGACGTGCCAGGCTTCATGCCCGGCACCGACCAGGAACACGACGGGATCATCAAACACGGCGCGAAGCTACTGTACGCCTACTCCGAGGCGACGGTGCCGCTGTTGACCGTCATCACCCGGAAGGCCTACGGCGGCGCCTACGACGTCATGGCCTCGAAACACGTCGAGGCGGACATGAACTACGCGTGGCCGACCGCCGAGATCGCGGTCATGGGCCCCAAGGGCGCGGTGAACGTCCTCTACGACGACGAACTCGCAGACGCCGACGACGTGGAGGCAAAGCGCCAGGAGCTGATCGACGAGTACCGCGACGCCTTCGCCAACCCGTACACGGCCGCCGAACGCGGCTTCGTCGACGACGTGCTGGAACCGAAGGACACCCGTTCCCGACTGATCACCGATCTCGAGATGATCCGCGGGAAGCGCAAGAACACGCCCGACCGCAAACATGGCAACATCCCGCTCTGAGATGGCCGAAGATCAGTCTCCGGCAGAGGCCGGACGCGCGGAACTGCTCGCCGCGATCGAAGCCGCGCTCGAGGGGGCCGACGACGACGAGGCGGCCGCCGTCGCGGCCGCCATCGGCGCCCACGTCTGCGATCAGGAACTCGCCGCCGCGGCGGCGGCCGCCGAGACGGACGAGGGCCCGAACTGGGCCGAGGGGAAGTGGGCGTTCGGGAGCAAACTCGCGCGCAAACGCCGCCGCTGGACCCGGGTGCGGACGGACGCGCCGAAGGATCCGTGGACTGCGGCCGGTCGTGCCGACCGGATGTAGGCGACCCCACGCGCCGCGAGCAGTTTTCAGGCCCGTGCGTGCCAGTAGTCGACGGTGCGGTAACAGAGGAACAGGACCGCGTTGAGCACGCCAGCCATCGCGAACGCGCCGCCGAGATGCCAGAACAGGCCGGCGAAGACGCCGATCTCCGTCAGGCCGAAGGCGAAGAACGCGGCGATGGCGCCCCAGACCAGCAATATGGCGGCGACGTACGCGCCGTCTTCGACGTACTCTGCGACCGACCGCGGCGACGGGATGGGTGGTGTTTCGGACACGACGACTCGTTCAGCCGCGCCCCTCGAAAAGTGAGGGGATAGGTCAAACGGCGACTGTACCCTAGACGCTCATCGTCTCGCCGCACTCCGGACACTTCAGACCGCCCTGATCGCCGGCGCCGAAGTCGACGCCCAGCGCGTCCACGTCGTCGCAGTTCGGACAGGGGACCGGGACGCGGATCTGCTCCCAGTCGTGGCGGCTGTCGGGGGCGCCGATGGCCAGCACCACCGCCTCCTCGTCCGTTTTGTTCTCGCCGTGGTGGTAGTCCCCGGGGGCGAACCGGATGGCCTCGCCCTCGTTCACCTCTCGCGATCCGTCGTCTGTGTCGAAGGTGACGGTGCCCTCGAGGACGTAGAAGACCTCCTCCTGGTCGAGGTGGGTGTGGTAGCCCCCGTCGGGGGCCTCGCCGGGCGCGAGCGTGTAGTGGTTCATCGCCACGTCGGTCGTGCCGAGGGCGGCGGCCAGCGCACGGCCGCCCTCCGTCGCGCCCGCCGGGTGCGGGAAGGTGTCCAGTTCCGAGACTGTGACGTGTTCCATCGTACCGAATGGCTCAGTAGTCGGCGTGATAAAGATATGCAAACTCGACGGGGTATCGCGCGCCGAGGACGGCCGCCGCCATGCCGCGGTCGCATACCTTTAAGGGGCAACTCGCGGTACTCACCGACATGTTCGATACGGTTCTCGTCGCGAATCGCGGAGAGATCGCTGTCCGGGTGATGCGCGCCTGCGAGGAACTCGGGGTGGACACGGTTGCTGTCTACAGTGAGGCGGACAAACATTCGGGTCACGTCCGGTACGCCGACGAAGCCTACAACGTGGGGCCCGCCCGCGCCGCCGACTCCTATCTCGACCACGAGGCGATCATCGAGGCCGCCCAGAAGGCCGACGCCGACGCGATCCACCCCGGCTACGGCTTCCTCGCGGAGAACGCCGAGTTCGCCCGCAAGGTCGAGGCCACCGAGGGCGTCACCTGGGTCGGCCCGTCGGGCGACGCGATGGAGCGACTGGGCGAGAAGACCAAGGCCCGCAACGTCATGAGCGACGCCGACGTCCCCATCGTCCCCGGGACGGACCCCATCGAGGAGCCCGAGGCAGTCCGGGAGTTCGCCGAGGAACACGGCTACCCCATCGCCATCAAGGCCGAGGGCGGTGGCGGGGGCCGCGGGATGAAGATCGTCTACGAGGAAGGCGAGATCGAGGAGCAACTGGAGAGCGCAAAGCGCGAGGGCGAGGCGTACTTCGACAACGATTCGGTCTTCCTGGAGCGCTACATCGAGAACCCGCGCCACATCGAGGTGCAGATCATCGCCGACCACCACGGCAACGTCCGCCACCTCGGCGAGCGTGACTGCTCGCTGCAGCGCCGCCACCAGAAGGTCATCGAGGAGGGGCCCAGTCCCGCCCTCGACGACGAACTCCGGGAGCAGATCGGCGAGGCCGCCCGCCGCGGCGTCGACGCCGCCGACTACTACAACGCCGGGACCGTCGAGTTCCTCGTCGAGGAGGACCCCGACCGGGACCCCGACGAGGTGCTCGGGGCGGAGACGGACTTCTACTTCCTCGAAGTGAACACGCGGATCCAGGTCGAGCACACGGTGACGGAGGAGATCACGGGCATCGACATCGTGAAGTACCAGCTCCGGGTCGCCGCCGGTGACGAACTCGACTTCGCGCAGGACGACGTCGAGACCGACGGGCACGCGATGGAGTTCCGCATCAACGCCGAGAACGCCGCGAACGACTTCGCACCCGCGACCGGCGGCACCCTGGAGACCTACGACCCGCCGGGCGGGATCGGCGTCCGGATGGACGACGCGCTCCGGCAGGGCGACGACCTGGTGACCGACTACGACTCGATGATCGCGAAGCTGATCGTCCACGGGGCGACTCGCGAGGAGTGCATCGACCGCTCGAAGCGCGCGCTGGCGGAGTACGACATCGAGGGCATTCCGACCATCATCCCGTTCCACCGGCTGATGCTCACCGACGATCCGTTCGTGAACGGCACGCATCACACGAAGTACCTCGACGAGGAACTCGACCCCCAACGCATCGACGAAGCCCAGGAGAAGTGGGGGAGCGCCGAGGGCGAGGGCGACGACGGGGACGAAGAGGTCGTCGAGCGGGAGTTCACCGTCGAGGTCAACGGCAAGCGCTTCCAGGTCAACCTCGAGGAGCGCGGCGCGCCGCCCATCCCGACCAACGTCGGCGACGGCGGCGGTGGCGGCGGGCAACCCCAGCGACCGGCCGGCGGCCGGGGCGGGGGGAACGACTCCGGCGGTGGCCAGGCCGCGGCGGCCGAAGGCCAGCAGGTCACCGCCGAGATGCAGGGCACGATCCTGGAGGTCAACGTCGAGGAGGGTGACGAGGTGGCCGACGGCGACGTGATCTGCGTGCTCGAAGCGATGAAGATGGAAAACGACGTGGTCGCGCCCGCCGGCGGGACCGTCTCCCAGGTCGCCATCGCGGAGGGCGAGAGCGTCGACATGGGCGACCTGCTGATCGTCATCGACTGAGCGACACCGGCACGCCTCCACCGCCGGATCGCCGCCGATCCGTCTTCACTCCCCGTGCCGCTCGACGACGAGATCGGTGACCATCGTCATCACCGGCTCCCCGTCGACGTAGGCTGCGAGTTCGTAGTCGAGATAGCCGTGGCCGTCCGTGTGGTCCGGGACGGTCTTCTCGAGCACTTCGCCCCGGATTCCGAGGGTATCGCCGGGTCGGACGGGTTCCTCGAACCGGATCTCGCGGATGTACCGCGCGCCGAGGTTGGCCACGTCGTCGAGCCACCCCTCGACCCAGTGGTACATCGCGACGCCGATGGTGTGCAGGCCGCTGGCGATCAGGCCGCCGTGGACCGATTTCGCCGCGGCTTCCTCGTCCGCGTGGAACCGCTGGGGGTCCCACTGCTCGGCGAAGGCCACGATGTCTGCCTTCGTCAGGGTCTCCGCGCCGAAGGTTCCGGTCTCGCCGACGTCGACGTCCTCGAAGTAGCGCATAGGCCCCGTTAGGACGGCGCCGTCAAAAACGCGGCGCGCGATCGGTCGCTTTTTCTCCCTCGGCGAGCCAGGAACTGGCATGCAGGACACGCGCCACGCGGTGCTCGACGCCCTCGCGGACGGACCGGTTTCCGGCCCGGACATCGCCGACCGGTTGGACGTCTCCCGGGCGGCGGTCTGGAAACACGTCGAAGCGCTGCGGGACGCCGGCTTCGAGATCGCGAGCACCGACGCGGGCTACGAACTCGCCGCGGTGCCCGACTTCGGCGGCGAGGCCGTCGAGTTCGGGCTCGAGGCTCCCTTCGAGGTCGAGTACCACGACGCCGTCCCGAGCACGAACGACCGGGCGCGGGAGCTGGCGGCCGAGGGCCGAGAGGACGTGGTCGTCCTCGCGGACGAACAGCCCGGCGGGCGCGGCCGGCTGAATCGCGCGTGGTCCTCACCGTCCGGTGGAATCTGGCTGTCGATCCTCTGCCGGCCGACGGTGCCGCCGGCGGACGCGCCGGCTTTCACCCTCGCCGCCGCCGTCGCGACGACCCGCGCGGCCAGGGAGGCGGGCGTCGACGCGGTCATCAAGTGGCCGAACGACGTTCTCGTCCCGACAGGGACGGGAGCCAGTCAGACGGAGTCTGACGACGTGCTGGTCCCCGACGAAGAGGGCGACACCCGCAAACTCGCGGGCATCCTCACGGAGATGGAAGGCGAGGCCGATCGGGTCTCATGGCTGATCGTCGGGATCGGGGTCAACGCGAACGTCGACGTGGCGGACCTCGTCGAGGGCGCGACCAGCCTGCGAGCCGAAACGGGCGACGTGGACCGGCGCGCGTTCACGCAGCGCTTGCTGGAGGAGTTTCACGACCTGCGGACGGATCTCGAGCGCGTCGTCCCGGCCTGGCGCGAGCACGCGGACACGCTCGGTCGCCGGGTCCGGGTCGAGACGCCCGGCGGCGAGGTTGTGGGGGAGGCCGTCGACGTCGAGTTCCCCGGGACGCTCGTCGTCGAGACCGACGAGGGTCCGGTGCGGGTGACGACGGGCGACTGCGAGCACCTCCGGCCCGTCTAGGCTCTCATCTTCTGCTCGGGGTCGCGCTTTGGATCCTCGCGGCCCGGTTCGCCGACGCGGACGGTCATCACGGGGACAGGCGAACGGCGGACGACGCGCTCGGCCACGCTGCCCAGCAGGAGGCGGTCGATGCCGCCGCGGCCGTGGGTCCCCATGACGATCAGGTCGCAGTCGTCCTCGCGGGCGTGTTCGACGATCTCGGCGCTGGGTCGGCCCTCGGTGACGATCCGCTCGACCTCGGCGCGGTCGTCGACGATCCGCTCGACGTCGTTCAGCGCCTCCACCCCGGCGTCGTAGAGGAGGCCGGAGATGCCGTCCCAGCCGGTCTCCATCGGCAGACTGGCCACGCTCGTCGAGTCGACGACGTACAGCCCGTGGAGCAGGGCGTCATCGCGGTCGGCCACCGCCGCTGCGTGTTCGACGACGGGCTCCATCTCCGTCGAGCCGTCGGTCGGCAGGAGGATGCGATTGTACATTGTTATCTATTACCAATGTCGATTCCCGAGCGGCATAACTGTTCCTGCTGGGGTCGAAAAGCCGGAGAGAAACTCTCACTCGGCTGTCTGGAGGACGACCTCGCGCACGTCGGCGACGCCGGCGCGGCGGACGACGGCACGGACGGCGTTCTGGTAGCCGGTGAGGTTGTCGGAATCGCCGTCGAGGACGAACAGCCGGGCGTCGCGGTCCTCTTCGATCACGCCGCAGTTCAGGTCCGCGATCTCGGCGCCGTGGTGGGTCGCCATCGCGAGGATCTCGCGGGCCGGGACGTCCGAGAGCTTGGCCGCGAACTCCATCTCCCGGAACATCGAGGGGCTGTTGAGCATCACGTTGTCCGTCCCGAGCGCGACGGTCGTCCGTGAGGCGAGTTCGGCGATGTCGGGCGTGCCGACGCCGGTCACCAGGTTCGAGCGCGGGCAGACGACGATCGGGACGTTCCGGTCCTCCACGCGATCGAGGTGGATGGGTTCGGGGTGGACCATGTGGACCAGGAAGTCCGGATCCAGATCCAGCGCGCCGTTGATGTCGTCGGGGTCGCGCTCGCCGGCGTGGATCCCGAACAGCTTTCCCGCCTTCCTGGTGGCGGTCCGTTCGCGGCCGAACTCCCCGTCGCGGGCCCCGCTCGCGCCGAACCCGTCGCCGGCCTCCATGGCCGCGATCTCCTCGCGACCGAGGGTGACCACGTCCACGTCAAGTCCCTCGGCGGCCTCGGCCATCGCGCGGACGCCGTCGACGCCGCCCTCGCGGAACTCGATGCAGGCGGCGGTCCCGCCCTGTCGCATATAGCCGAGGCTGCGCTCCATCGCGGCGACGGTCTCCTCGTGGGAAGCCTCCCGGAGCAGCCGGTGTTTGAGGCCGTCCGGTGGCGCGACGAGTTCGTCCAGGTCCAGCCCCTCGCCGGCCTCCTTGGCGATGGAGTCGCCGATGTGCGTGTGGGCGTTGACGAACGCCGGCACGACGACATCGTCGCTCTCGACCGGTTCCTCCTCGACGCCGACGATCTGCCCGTCCGACAGGATCACCCGGCCTTCGATGGCCTCGAATGCTTTCCCTCGAAGGATCGTCCCCTCGAGCACGCTGCGGTCGCTCACGGCTCACCCCCCTGGAAGTCGTCGAGCGTCGTGTGGACGCCCGGGCGACCGTCGCTGACCAGCGACCCGTCGATTTCGAGCCCCAGGACGCGGCTCGCGGCGTGGCCGACGCGTTCTGCGACGTCGTCGGGGGCGTACACTCCGAGCCGCCACTGATCGCGCTGGACGGCCCGGAGCGCGCTCACGAGTGTCGACTGGTCTCCGAGGGGTCTAATCTCTCCGTTGACGACGACCCGGCTCGTCGACTCCGTTATCTCCGGTCGCCCGGGCACGTCGAGGATCACGTCCGTGGGATCGACCTCCGCCTCGTCGGCGATGGCCTGCTCGTCCGCGATTATGCCGTCGTGGCTCCGCTCCAGCAGGTCCGGCGGCACGTCGCCCATCTCGGCCCAGACGGCCCGCTTGAACAGGTCGCGCTCGGAGAGCCGGCGCGCCGTCTCGGCGGTCGCGTCGCACTGGCGCAGTCCGACGAGCAGGTCGTGGTCGTCCATCCGGCGCAACTCCTCGGCGGTGGTGTCGGTCTGGGCGAGCAGGCGCTCGGCCCCGCGCCGGAGCATGGACTTCGCGATCCGTGCGGTGTGGTGGCTGTAGACCGTCGGCGTCATCAGCGCGCGGGCGACGAGCAGGCTCTCGGCGGTCTGGACGTTGTTCTCCGCGAGGACGAGTTCGCCGTCGACGAAGGACAGTTCCCGGACGAGCCGCTCGTGATCGATCGTGCCGTAGGGGACGCCGGTGTGGTGAGCGTCGCGGACGAGGTAATCCATCCGGTCGACGTCGAGTTCGCCGGAGACGAGTTGCCCCAGTTTGCCGTCGCCGGCCACCAGATCGGCGACGGCGTCGGGGTTGAGGCCGTGGTCGGAGAGCACGCGGGCGACCCGTCCGGACTCGAGGATCTCGTGGACGTCGTCGTGCCACTTGCCGGTGTGGCGGTGGACGACCGACTCGACGTTGTGACTGAAGGGGGCGTGACCGACGTCGTGGAGGAGCGCCGCCGCGCGGACCCGCTCGGCCTGCTGGCCCTCGACGGCCAGGTGCGAGAGCGCCTCGTCGGCGAGGTGGTAGACGCCGAGGCTGTGCTCGAAGCGGGTGTGGTTCGCGGAGGGATAGACCAGCGTGACGGTCCCGAGCTGACGGACGTGCCGGAGCCGCTGGATCGGCGGCGTGTCCAGCAGATCCTTCGCCACCCCCCGAACCTCGATGTGGTCGTGGACGCTGTCCTTGATATCCATCTACTCGCGATTCGGACCGCGGGGGCTTTACTTCCTGCGCCAGCCGCTCGGTTCGAGACGCGTGATTCAAGACGGGGGCCGACGTGGACCCGGCCGTGAACCGCACTACAGTCGCCCTGCTCGCCGTCGTCGCCGCGGTCGCCCTCGCCGGCTGCGGCGGCCTCGTCGGCGATTCGGGACCGCAGACCGACCAGTCACCTGCCAACGCGACCGACGGGACGCCCGAAACCCCCCAGACGGTCGAGACGGACGGGCCCTACGACCTCCCGCTGAACGGGACCGAGGTCTTAGAGCGCCACCGCGCGGCGCTGATCGACGCGGGGACCTTCCAGTTCAGGCGGACCTCGACCACGCGGACGGTCGAACCGTCGCGCATCGTCCAGTACCGAAACGTGACGGCGACCGTCGACGAGGGCAACGGGACCTACCGCGCCACGCACAACGTGACGGGTTCGCCGCTCACCGAGATTTACGCGGGCTCCGCCGGGACGGCGTACCTGCGCCAGCGAATCGAGAACCAGACCGCCTACGACCGCCAGAACAGGACCGGGAACGGCTCCGAGTCCTACCTCACGCCCCGGATCCGCCAGCACATCGACGGCTTCGAGTACAGTTACGAGGGGACCGAGAGCGTCGACAACGAGACCGTCCACGTCTACGCCGCTGCGGAGAGGGCCGAACTGAGCGTGACCGAGGACGGGCGGATCCGCTCGTTCCGCTACGACACCACCGGAACGAAC
Above is a genomic segment from Halorientalis sp. LT38 containing:
- a CDS encoding universal stress protein, whose translation is MYETVLLPTDGSEVAAGAVDHAIDAARRHDATIHLLYVVDESVAQAAPGLAMGEINEQLRAEGERAIAELEEAIADAGIATETAIRVGAPAEEICRQVDETGADLVVVGSTGKRIVERERVGSVTDSVLRKANVPVLSVPRA
- a CDS encoding isocitrate lyase/PEP mutase family protein; translation: MTAQPPATRFRALLDGDGLVALPGVHDALSARLAERAGFEALFTSGFGIAASTLGLPDLGLMSMAENVDRIDRIAGSVDVPLVADADTGYGSALNVRRTVGECLDAGVAGVILEDQAWPKRCGHMDEKRVVSEQEGVRRIRAAADVREERDSDLVIIGRTDARATDGLDEAIERGRSFADAGADVVFVEAPESRGELERIASEVEAPTFANMVEGGKTPVLSAAELDEIGFDVAVYPLSALFAATKAMADAYETLADEGTTESVDGVTFDEFEAVVDADGYRELERRYADDGE
- a CDS encoding acyl-CoA carboxylase subunit beta — protein: MTIEDRVEELRERKRQAELGGGEDRIEAQHDRGKMTARERIDYFLDDGTFNEVDTLREHRATNFDMAEREMPGDGVVTGYGEVDGRKVFVFAHDFTVMGGSLGEAFAQKVCKVMDKAIETGCPIIGLNDSAGARIQEGIDSLAGYADIFHRNQLASGVVPQISAIMGPCAGGAVYSPAITDFIMMVQDTSHMFITGPDVIETVTGEEVGFEELGGAQTHASESGVSHFTAQAEEAALDDIAYLLSFLPQNNVEDPPRVEPWDDPEREPDDLMDVVPDQPQKPYDMRDVVDRIVDEGSFFEVAEAFARNLTIGFARLDGHSVGVVGNNPHVNAGTLDIDSSVKGARFVRFCDAFNIPILTFVDVPGFMPGTDQEHDGIIKHGAKLLYAYSEATVPLLTVITRKAYGGAYDVMASKHVEADMNYAWPTAEIAVMGPKGAVNVLYDDELADADDVEAKRQELIDEYRDAFANPYTAAERGFVDDVLEPKDTRSRLITDLEMIRGKRKNTPDRKHGNIPL
- a CDS encoding acc operon protein encodes the protein MATSRSEMAEDQSPAEAGRAELLAAIEAALEGADDDEAAAVAAAIGAHVCDQELAAAAAAAETDEGPNWAEGKWAFGSKLARKRRRWTRVRTDAPKDPWTAAGRADRM
- a CDS encoding cupin domain-containing protein yields the protein MEHVTVSELDTFPHPAGATEGGRALAAALGTTDVAMNHYTLAPGEAPDGGYHTHLDQEEVFYVLEGTVTFDTDDGSREVNEGEAIRFAPGDYHHGENKTDEEAVVLAIGAPDSRHDWEQIRVPVPCPNCDDVDALGVDFGAGDQGGLKCPECGETMSV
- a CDS encoding acetyl/propionyl/methylcrotonyl-CoA carboxylase subunit alpha; this translates as MFDTVLVANRGEIAVRVMRACEELGVDTVAVYSEADKHSGHVRYADEAYNVGPARAADSYLDHEAIIEAAQKADADAIHPGYGFLAENAEFARKVEATEGVTWVGPSGDAMERLGEKTKARNVMSDADVPIVPGTDPIEEPEAVREFAEEHGYPIAIKAEGGGGGRGMKIVYEEGEIEEQLESAKREGEAYFDNDSVFLERYIENPRHIEVQIIADHHGNVRHLGERDCSLQRRHQKVIEEGPSPALDDELREQIGEAARRGVDAADYYNAGTVEFLVEEDPDRDPDEVLGAETDFYFLEVNTRIQVEHTVTEEITGIDIVKYQLRVAAGDELDFAQDDVETDGHAMEFRINAENAANDFAPATGGTLETYDPPGGIGVRMDDALRQGDDLVTDYDSMIAKLIVHGATREECIDRSKRALAEYDIEGIPTIIPFHRLMLTDDPFVNGTHHTKYLDEELDPQRIDEAQEKWGSAEGEGDDGDEEVVEREFTVEVNGKRFQVNLEERGAPPIPTNVGDGGGGGGQPQRPAGGRGGGNDSGGGQAAAAEGQQVTAEMQGTILEVNVEEGDEVADGDVICVLEAMKMENDVVAPAGGTVSQVAIAEGESVDMGDLLIVID
- a CDS encoding MaoC/PaaZ C-terminal domain-containing protein, whose protein sequence is MRYFEDVDVGETGTFGAETLTKADIVAFAEQWDPQRFHADEEAAAKSVHGGLIASGLHTIGVAMYHWVEGWLDDVANLGARYIREIRFEEPVRPGDTLGIRGEVLEKTVPDHTDGHGYLDYELAAYVDGEPVMTMVTDLVVERHGE
- a CDS encoding biotin--[acetyl-CoA-carboxylase] ligase; its protein translation is MQDTRHAVLDALADGPVSGPDIADRLDVSRAAVWKHVEALRDAGFEIASTDAGYELAAVPDFGGEAVEFGLEAPFEVEYHDAVPSTNDRARELAAEGREDVVVLADEQPGGRGRLNRAWSSPSGGIWLSILCRPTVPPADAPAFTLAAAVATTRAAREAGVDAVIKWPNDVLVPTGTGASQTESDDVLVPDEEGDTRKLAGILTEMEGEADRVSWLIVGIGVNANVDVADLVEGATSLRAETGDVDRRAFTQRLLEEFHDLRTDLERVVPAWREHADTLGRRVRVETPGGEVVGEAVDVEFPGTLVVETDEGPVRVTTGDCEHLRPV
- a CDS encoding universal stress protein encodes the protein MYNRILLPTDGSTEMEPVVEHAAAVADRDDALLHGLYVVDSTSVASLPMETGWDGISGLLYDAGVEALNDVERIVDDRAEVERIVTEGRPSAEIVEHAREDDCDLIVMGTHGRGGIDRLLLGSVAERVVRRSPVPVMTVRVGEPGREDPKRDPEQKMRA
- a CDS encoding amidohydrolase family protein; this encodes MSDRSVLEGTILRGKAFEAIEGRVILSDGQIVGVEEEPVESDDVVVPAFVNAHTHIGDSIAKEAGEGLDLDELVAPPDGLKHRLLREASHEETVAAMERSLGYMRQGGTAACIEFREGGVDGVRAMAEAAEGLDVDVVTLGREEIAAMEAGDGFGASGARDGEFGRERTATRKAGKLFGIHAGERDPDDINGALDLDPDFLVHMVHPEPIHLDRVEDRNVPIVVCPRSNLVTGVGTPDIAELASRTTVALGTDNVMLNSPSMFREMEFAAKLSDVPAREILAMATHHGAEIADLNCGVIEEDRDARLFVLDGDSDNLTGYQNAVRAVVRRAGVADVREVVLQTAE
- a CDS encoding HD domain-containing protein — translated: MDIKDSVHDHIEVRGVAKDLLDTPPIQRLRHVRQLGTVTLVYPSANHTRFEHSLGVYHLADEALSHLAVEGQQAERVRAAALLHDVGHAPFSHNVESVVHRHTGKWHDDVHEILESGRVARVLSDHGLNPDAVADLVAGDGKLGQLVSGELDVDRMDYLVRDAHHTGVPYGTIDHERLVRELSFVDGELVLAENNVQTAESLLVARALMTPTVYSHHTARIAKSMLRRGAERLLAQTDTTAEELRRMDDHDLLVGLRQCDATAETARRLSERDLFKRAVWAEMGDVPPDLLERSHDGIIADEQAIADEAEVDPTDVILDVPGRPEITESTSRVVVNGEIRPLGDQSTLVSALRAVQRDQWRLGVYAPDDVAERVGHAASRVLGLEIDGSLVSDGRPGVHTTLDDFQGGEP
- a CDS encoding DUF7537 family lipoprotein, coding for MNRTTVALLAVVAAVALAGCGGLVGDSGPQTDQSPANATDGTPETPQTVETDGPYDLPLNGTEVLERHRAALIDAGTFQFRRTSTTRTVEPSRIVQYRNVTATVDEGNGTYRATHNVTGSPLTEIYAGSAGTAYLRQRIENQTAYDRQNRTGNGSESYLTPRIRQHIDGFEYSYEGTESVDNETVHVYAAAERAELSVTEDGRIRSFRYDTTGTNSEGIEFRYIVDVEYRNVGDTTVRSPIWLGQANAVTSD